One Fundulus heteroclitus isolate FHET01 chromosome 1, MU-UCD_Fhet_4.1, whole genome shotgun sequence genomic window carries:
- the myt1a gene encoding myelin transcription factor 1 isoform X6 — MSQETETRTRARSKAIRAEQVGQAMKLEISSCPTPGCDGKGHVSGRYSRHRSALGCPIVKKRKLQEAEAEENPLSPKKRTQPTKPADEDSDMAEEEEEKEDGEERDVPNDKKKKQAKSELEKAESSPVTADGPEIPCSPCGDDKSRSVTSETENNVEAENFSEELTCVIVTEEEDVQTDSTYLPPELTAEETVDPHHEETNGEEEDEAEKANLEQEPQERQESVGEEREIRRQMMRQENSDHQYSSGDYNNQAKDPKLLPNIGNEQEEEEDDEEEEDEEEDEEDDGAVREAETVFCQGSEATVSLREEKVNTLRTEEEEEKEQEPAEKETRSHNAGQIIHEDEEEDEEEDEEEEEEEDEEDESSGKASPSTVIIEVRSEEEEHEEEEEEEEEEEEEEDDEEEDDEELEEEDRGEELDHISDGSGVTDDSETWDMTRGNLGLLEQAIALKAEEVQGGQESSRSPDYQPCNASIKNSEGAGAVRRSTHCSKEKKEVKCPTPGCDGTGHITGLYPHHRSLSGCPHKDRIPPEILAMHENVLKCPTPGCTGQGHVNSNRNTHRSLSGCPIAAAAKLNKNQDKQVHLQAAASEPTSNSDRVLRPMCFVKQLEIPQYGSYRPNTVTTTPRANLAKELEKYSKVSFDYASFDVQVFGKRMIIPKTPGTPDTSPKAFKPKPFPKPSSPSHSTAESFPKNTPSSSGYDYSQDAEAAHMAATAILNLSTRCWERPETCSTKPQEPCTKEVAIEVDENGTLDLSMKKTKREDIKSPEPSCSLASSSQLVGVTSSQDCPQSDWDGPLDFTKPSEGKEEDQEEMEYTAPSYTSSEDEEENQENTEDRKYPGEVTTSSFKVKFQPKDSKKEVIVLSGCPLADKSLRTLMAAHTAELKCPTPGCDGSGHITGNYASHRSLSGCPRAKKGGVKSAPSKDDKDESELLRCPVPGCDSLGHISGKYATHRSAYGCPLAAKRQREGLLNGTPFSWKAFKTEGPTCPTPGCDGSGHANGSFLTHRSLSGCPRAPANKKKAKLPGDEYITAKFRASDVLDNDEDIKQLNKDISELNESNAEMEADMMSLHTQISSMEKNLKNMEEENKQIEERNEALFLELSGLSQVLIRSLANIRLPTMQEPVSEQNFDNYVETLTYMFTNKDCYQNPDTRALLESISQAVKGIEV; from the exons ATGAGTCAAGAAACAGAGACAAGAACACGAGCTCGCTCTAAAGCCATTCGAG CAGAACAAGTTGGACAAGCAATGAAGCTGGAAATAAG CAGCTGTCCCACACCTGGATGTGATGGCAAAGGTCACGTCAGTGGAAGATATTCCAGACATAGAAG TGCACTGGGCTGCCCAATTGTAAAGAAAAGGAAACTGCAGGAGGCTGAGGCTGAAGAAAACCCACTGTCTCCCAAGAAGAGGACGCAACCCACTAAACCGGCGGATGAAGACAGTGACATggcagaagaggaggaagagaaagaGGATGGGGAGGAAAGAGATGTCCCcaatgacaaaaagaaaaaacaagcaaaaagtgAGCTAGAGAAGG CGGAAAGCTCCCCTGTGACCGCGGACGGCCCTGAAATCCCTTGCTCTCCATGTGGCGATGACAAGAGCAGGAGCGTCACCTCAGAGACCGAGAACAACGTAGAGGCAGAAAACTTTAGCGAGGAGTTAACCTGTGTAATAGTCACAGAGGAAGAGGACGTTCAGACAGACTCCACGTACCTGCCGCCAGAGCTCACGGCAGAAGAAACCGTCGACCCGCACCATGAAGAGACAAACGGGGAGGAAGAAGACGAAGCAGAAAAAGCAAACCTAGAGCAGGAGCCACAGGAAAGGCAGGAGAGTGTTGGAGAAGAGAGGGAGATAAGAAGACAGATGATGAGGCAAGAAAATTCTGACCACCAGTACTCAAGTGGAGATTACAACAATCAGGCCAAAGATCCAAAACTGTTACCGAATATAGGAaatgagcaggaggaggaggaggatgatgaggaggaggaggacgaggaggaggacgaaGAGGATGATGGAGCAGTGAGAGAGGCTGAGACGGTTTTCTGTCAGGGATCTGAAGCCACTGTGTCACTCAGGGAAGAAAAGGTGAACACCCTCaggacagaggaagaggaagagaaggaACAAGAACCAGCAGAGAAGGAGACACGAAGTCACAACGCTGGTCAGATAATCCatgaagacgaagaagaagacgaagaagaagacgaggaggaagaagaagaagaagacgaggaGGACGAAAGCTCAGGCAAAGCCTCTCCGAGCACAGTGATCATTGAAGTCCgctcagaggaggaggagcatgaggaggaagaggaggaggaggaagaggaggaggaggaggaagatgacgAGGAGGAAGATGACGAGGAATTGGAGGAGGAAGATAGAGGAGAAGAGTTGGATCATATTTCGGACGGCTCAGGCGTCACAGATGACTCTGAAACCTGGGACATGACTCGAGGGAACCTGGGGCTGCTGGAGCAGGCCATTGCTCTGAAGGCAGAGGAGGTCCAGGGAGGTCAGGAGAGCAGCAGGTCTCCTGACTACCAGCCATGCAACGCCTCCATCAAGAACTCTGAGGGTGCTGGTGCAGTCCGCCGCTCCACTCACTGCAGCAAAG AAAAGAAGGAAGTAAAGTGTCCAACTCCAGGCTGTGATGGGACAGGTCACATCACTGGGTTGTACCCTCATCACCGCAGTCTATCCGGATGTCCTCACAAGGACAGAATACCTCCAGAGA TTTTGGCCATGCATGAAAATGTCTTGAAGTGTCCCACTCCTGGCTGCACCGGCCAAGGTCATGTGAACAGTAACCGCAACACACACCGCAG CCTGTCCGGCTGCCCCATAGCAGCAGCGGCTAAGCTGAACAAGAACCAGGACAAACAGGTTCATCTACAAGCTGCAGCCAGTGAACCAACTTCCAACTCTGACAGAGTGCTAAG ACCGATGTGTTTTGTGAAACAACTGGAGATCCCTCAGTATGGCAGCTACCGGCCCAACACAGTGACAACCACGCCACGAGCTAACCTTGCCAAAGAGCTGGAGAAATACTCCAAGGTTTCTTTTGACTATGCAAGCTTTGATGTCCAGGTGTTTGGAAAGCGTATGATCATTCCAAAGACGCCTGGCACCCCCGACACATCCCCCAAAGCTTTCAAAC CTAAACCATTCCCCAAGCCGTCCTCCCCAAGTCACAGTACGGCTGAAAGTTTCCCCAAGAACACTCCATCCTCCAGTGGTTATGACTATAGCCAGGATGCAGAGGCAGCCCACATGGCAGCAACAGCAATCCTTAACTTGTCCACTCGTTGCTGGGAGAGACCAGAAACCTGCAGCACCAAACCCCAGGAGCCTTGCACCAAG GAGGTGGCAATAGAGGTGGATGAGAATGGCACTTTAGACCTGAGCATGAAAAAGACCAAGAGAGAGGACATAAAGTCTCCAGAGCCTTCGTGTTCTTTGGCTTCCTCCTCTCAACTTGTGGGTGTCACATCATCTCAGGACTGCCCCCAGTCAGATTGGGATGGTCCGCTAGATTTCACCAAACCCAGTGAAGGCAAGGAGGAAGACCAAGAAGAG ATGGAATACACGGCTCCTTCATATACATCGTCTGAAGATGAGGAAGAGAACCAAGAAAACACGGAAGACCGAAAGTACCCTGGTGAAGTCACTACCAGCAGCTTTAAGGTCAAGTTTCAGCCCAAAGACAGCAAAAAAGAAGTTATTGT TCTGTCAGGCTGTCCTCTTGCTGATAAATCACTTCGGACCCTCATGGCTGCCCACACAGCTGAACTGAa GTGTCCGACTCCAGGCTGTGATGGATCGGGTCACATCACTGGAAACTATGCTTCACACAGAAG TTTGTCTGGATGCCCGCGGGCCAAGAAGGGAGGAGTCAAATCAGCACCTTCCAAGGATGACAAGGACGAGTCTGAGCTGCTGAG GTGTCCAGTTCCGGGATGCGACAGTCTCGGACACATCAGTGGGAAGTATGCTACCCACCGCAGTGCCTACGGTTGTCCACTTGCAGCAAAGCGGCAGAGGGAAGGTCTACTTAATGGCACTCCTTTCTCCTGGAAGGCCTTTAAAACCGAAGGCCCAACCTGCCCAACACCAGGCTGTGATGGTTCGGGTCATGCTAATGGCAGCTTCTTGACACATCGCAG TCTGTCAGGTTGTCCGAGAGCTCCAGCCAACAAGAAGAAAGCCAAGCTTCCTGGAGATGAATATATAACGGCAAAGTTCAGAGCCAGTGATG TTCTGGACAATGATGAAGATATCAAGCAGCTGAACAAGGACATCAGTGAGCTGAACGAGTCCAACGCAGAGATGGAGGCTGATATGATGAGTTTGCACACTCAG ATTTCTTCAATGGAGAAGAACCTAAAGAACAtggaagaggaaaataaacagaTAGAGGAGAGAAATGAAGCGTTGTTCTTAGAGCTATCTGGTTTGAGTCAGGTTTTAATCCGCAGCCTCGCCAACATCCGTCTGCCTACCATG CAGGAGCCAGTATCAGAGCAGAACTTCGATAATTATGTGGAGACTCTGACGTACATGTTTACCAATAAAGACTGCTACCAAAACCCCGATACCCGTGCTCTACTGGAGTCCATCAGTCAAGCAGTTAAAGGCATCGAGGTTTGA